The following are encoded together in the Salmonella enterica subsp. enterica serovar Choleraesuis genome:
- a CDS encoding UPF0231 protein produces the protein MEHEFLRDITGTVKVRLSMGHEAVGQWINEEAAGNPELLTQVEQAIASVRGSERQWQHIGHEYTIMVDKDEVMVRANQLAFENDELEEGMFYYDEESLAMCGTDDFLSLIASYREFIAGK, from the coding sequence ATGGAACACGAATTTTTACGCGATATCACAGGAACGGTGAAAGTGCGCCTGTCGATGGGCCATGAGGCGGTGGGCCAGTGGATTAATGAAGAAGCCGCGGGCAACCCAGAGCTGTTAACCCAGGTAGAACAGGCCATTGCCTCAGTACGCGGTAGCGAGCGCCAGTGGCAGCATATCGGCCATGAGTACACGATTATGGTGGATAAAGACGAGGTAATGGTTCGCGCCAACCAGCTGGCTTTTGAAAATGACGAGCTGGAGGAAGGGATGTTCTATTACGATGAAGAAAGCCTGGCGATGTGCGGCACCGATGACTTCTTAAGCCTGATTGCCTCGTATCGGGAATTTATTGCGGGTAAGTAG